One part of the Terrimicrobium sacchariphilum genome encodes these proteins:
- a CDS encoding DUF6790 family protein has translation MIEAAIAFVLSNFTLTFFVLGIVGAFIRCSMLSPERKRFETARIFLGWFLFFSVGLSFLYNFAMHVFFAEMAARFIGWANSPFQYEVGYASLGFGIVGIIATWSRISFRAAALIGPAFFLWGAAAGHIYQIATQHNMAPGNAGIMLWSDILLPVIGFILLGWQKAAERKY, from the coding sequence ATGATTGAAGCAGCCATCGCCTTTGTCCTGAGCAACTTCACCCTCACTTTCTTCGTGCTCGGCATTGTCGGAGCGTTTATCCGATGCTCAATGCTTTCGCCGGAAAGAAAGCGCTTCGAGACCGCTCGCATTTTTCTTGGCTGGTTTCTCTTTTTCTCCGTCGGCCTCAGCTTTCTTTACAACTTCGCGATGCACGTCTTCTTCGCAGAGATGGCGGCGCGATTCATCGGTTGGGCCAACAGCCCGTTCCAGTATGAGGTCGGCTACGCGAGTCTGGGATTTGGCATCGTGGGCATCATTGCCACATGGAGCAGGATCTCATTTCGTGCCGCCGCCCTGATTGGTCCGGCCTTCTTCCTCTGGGGTGCAGCCGCAGGCCACATTTACCAAATTGCCACCCAGCACAACATGGCTCCCGGAAATGCGGGAATCATGCTCTGGAGTGACATTCTGCTTCCGGTCATTGGCTTCATTCTACTCGGCTGGCAAAAAGCCGCAGAAAGAAAATACTAG
- a CDS encoding DJ-1/PfpI family protein, which produces MNVGGLIFPGIDQADFTGPFEVLSRLPGADFLVIGKNLSPVKDAKQLILTPTHDFTSAPDLDILLVPGGSGVNRLMEDEETLDFIRAQVSAASITLSVCTGALILGAAGLLQGRRATTHWAAKQFLPALGAIPQENRVVVDLPFVFAAGVTSGIDAALQVAALASGEDVARQIQLYIEYAPAPPFPGGTPETSPAEVLEAVNTILSPTVNERAAIVSRVHQKLFPHD; this is translated from the coding sequence ATGAACGTCGGAGGCCTGATTTTTCCCGGCATCGATCAAGCCGACTTTACCGGTCCGTTCGAAGTCCTTTCCCGTCTGCCGGGAGCGGACTTTCTCGTCATCGGGAAGAATCTCTCTCCCGTTAAGGATGCCAAGCAATTAATCCTCACGCCGACCCACGATTTCACCTCCGCCCCGGATCTCGATATCCTCTTGGTTCCCGGCGGTTCCGGCGTGAATCGTCTGATGGAGGATGAGGAGACACTGGACTTCATCCGGGCACAGGTCTCCGCCGCCTCGATCACGCTCTCCGTCTGCACAGGAGCGCTCATCCTCGGTGCAGCGGGATTGCTTCAGGGGCGAAGAGCCACGACCCACTGGGCTGCGAAGCAGTTCCTCCCTGCTCTTGGAGCCATCCCGCAGGAGAACCGCGTGGTGGTCGATCTGCCCTTCGTCTTCGCAGCAGGTGTCACCTCGGGCATCGACGCCGCGCTTCAGGTGGCTGCCCTCGCCTCCGGCGAGGATGTCGCACGTCAGATCCAGCTTTATATCGAATATGCTCCAGCTCCTCCCTTCCCGGGCGGAACTCCCGAAACCAGCCCTGCCGAGGTCCTCGAGGCAGTCAATACCATTCTGAGCCCCACGGTGAACGAACGCGCCGCCATCGTCTCCCGGGTGCACCAAAAGCTTTTTCCTCATGATTGA
- a CDS encoding alpha/beta hydrolase gives MRKPFSLTVMPLLRRMAEWIIAFIVLFAVLLVAAYVYQDQLIFHPWRGDAGGLETEANRAGLIPWRDARGTRIGWQSKAGDPREVIVLFHGNAGAALHRADYPSFLHGNSRKFYVLEYPGYADRSGRPGEKPMTEAAVQALDGLALGGAQSIWVLGESIGTGVACGAVRGRPKLVQALVLITPFDSLVHAAQVHYPMLPVSLLIRHRFNSVENLKDYPGPVAFLLAEDDRTVPAQLGRALYEAYPGVKRLWVTAQADHNDTPLMLSAWPEIAAWLKESGAK, from the coding sequence ATGCGGAAACCCTTTAGCCTGACGGTAATGCCCCTCCTTCGTCGCATGGCTGAGTGGATCATCGCCTTCATCGTTCTTTTCGCCGTTCTGCTGGTGGCAGCTTACGTTTATCAGGATCAGCTGATTTTTCATCCATGGCGGGGTGATGCGGGCGGCCTGGAAACGGAAGCCAATCGCGCGGGTTTGATTCCGTGGCGCGATGCTCGAGGCACGCGCATCGGATGGCAGTCCAAGGCAGGCGATCCCCGGGAGGTTATCGTTCTTTTTCACGGAAATGCCGGAGCGGCGCTGCATCGGGCCGATTACCCTTCTTTCCTCCATGGTAACTCCAGAAAGTTCTACGTATTGGAATATCCGGGCTACGCGGATCGATCTGGGCGGCCCGGGGAAAAGCCAATGACGGAGGCTGCAGTGCAAGCTCTGGATGGACTCGCTCTCGGGGGAGCCCAAAGCATCTGGGTGCTGGGTGAATCCATCGGCACCGGGGTGGCTTGCGGAGCGGTGCGCGGACGCCCGAAGCTTGTCCAGGCGCTGGTGCTGATCACGCCGTTTGATTCCCTCGTCCATGCTGCGCAGGTGCATTATCCCATGCTTCCGGTATCCCTGCTGATCCGGCATCGGTTCAATTCCGTTGAGAATCTGAAGGACTACCCCGGCCCGGTCGCTTTTCTCCTGGCAGAGGATGACCGCACTGTCCCCGCACAGCTCGGGCGAGCACTGTACGAAGCCTATCCCGGTGTGAAGCGGCTCTGGGTGACGGCGCAAGCCGATCATAATGATACTCCGCTGATGCTTTCTGCGTGGCCGGAGATTGCGGCCTGGCTGAAGGAAAGCGGGGCAAAATAA
- the icd gene encoding NADP-dependent isocitrate dehydrogenase, translating to MAYTTVTPPAGGKISITNGKLNVPDNPVLPFIRGDGTGPDIWAASERVFDAAVEKAYGGKKKIAWFEVFAGEASKTKFDNWLPDDTVEAFNEYLVGIKGPLTTPVGGGIRSLNVALRQLLDLYVCLRPVQYFTGVPSPVKAPEKVDMVIFRENTEDIYAGIDFQAGSEQALKTLEFLKANYPKEFKKVRFGEEDIASVGVGIKPVSKPGTQRLVRSAIQYAIDQGKKSVTFVHKGNIMKYTEGAFRDWGYEVAKSEFGAVEIDGGPWCKLPNGIIIKDAIADITLQQVLTRPEDFDVIATLNLNGDYLSDALAAQVGGIGIAPGGNINYLTGHAIFEATHGTAPKYANQDVVNPGSVVLSGEMMFRYLGWNEAADLIIKGLNGAIGSKKVTYDFARLMEGATKIKCSEFGDNIIAHM from the coding sequence ATGGCCTACACGACAGTGACACCACCAGCAGGGGGAAAAATCTCGATCACGAACGGGAAGCTCAATGTGCCGGATAATCCGGTGCTTCCGTTCATCCGCGGCGACGGAACCGGTCCGGACATCTGGGCGGCGAGCGAGCGCGTTTTTGACGCGGCGGTGGAAAAAGCCTACGGCGGCAAGAAGAAGATCGCTTGGTTCGAGGTCTTCGCCGGTGAAGCTTCCAAGACCAAGTTCGACAACTGGCTCCCGGACGACACGGTCGAGGCTTTCAACGAATACCTCGTCGGCATCAAGGGCCCGCTCACGACTCCCGTCGGCGGCGGCATCCGTTCCCTGAACGTCGCCCTCCGTCAGCTCCTCGACCTCTACGTCTGTCTGCGCCCCGTGCAGTACTTCACGGGCGTGCCCTCGCCGGTCAAGGCTCCGGAAAAGGTCGACATGGTCATCTTCCGTGAGAACACCGAGGACATCTACGCTGGCATCGACTTCCAGGCCGGCAGCGAGCAGGCGCTCAAGACCCTCGAGTTCCTCAAGGCGAACTACCCGAAGGAATTCAAGAAAGTCCGCTTCGGCGAAGAGGACATCGCATCCGTCGGCGTCGGCATCAAGCCCGTGTCCAAGCCCGGCACCCAGCGCCTCGTGCGCTCGGCCATCCAGTACGCCATCGACCAGGGCAAGAAGTCCGTCACGTTCGTCCACAAGGGCAACATCATGAAGTACACGGAAGGCGCCTTCCGTGACTGGGGCTACGAAGTCGCCAAGAGCGAGTTCGGCGCGGTCGAAATCGACGGCGGCCCGTGGTGCAAGCTCCCGAATGGCATCATCATCAAGGACGCCATCGCCGACATCACGCTCCAGCAGGTGCTCACCCGCCCCGAGGATTTCGACGTCATTGCGACGCTCAACCTCAATGGTGACTACCTCTCCGACGCCCTCGCGGCCCAGGTGGGTGGCATCGGCATCGCTCCCGGCGGCAACATCAATTACCTCACCGGCCACGCCATCTTCGAAGCCACGCACGGCACCGCTCCGAAGTACGCCAACCAGGACGTCGTGAACCCCGGTTCCGTCGTGCTCTCCGGCGAGATGATGTTCCGTTACCTCGGCTGGAACGAAGCCGCCGACCTCATCATCAAGGGTCTCAACGGCGCGATCGGCTCCAAGAAGGTCACCTACGACTTCGCCCGCCTCATGGAAGGCGCGACGAAGATCAAGTGCTCGGAATTCGGCGACAACATCATCGCCCACATGTAA